In the Aromatoleum bremense genome, one interval contains:
- the dapA gene encoding 4-hydroxy-tetrahydrodipicolinate synthase, producing MITGSIVAIVTPMHEDGSLDYPRLRSLIDFHVAEGTDGIVVVGTTGESPTVSVEEHCELIRTTVEHAAGRIPVIAGAGANSTAEAIELARFAQEAGAVAQLSVVPYYNRPTQEGLYRHFRSIAETVELPLILYNVPGRTVADLSNDTALRLAEIPSIIGIKDATGSIDRACDLIDRAPKDFALYTGDDMTAAAFILLGGHGTISVTANVAPRAMHEMCAAACAGDALRAREINAHLVGLHRDLFCEANPIPVKWAVARMGLIESGIRLPLTPLSSGSQERVLLAMRRAGVNV from the coding sequence ATGATTACCGGATCGATTGTCGCCATCGTCACGCCGATGCACGAGGATGGCAGCCTGGATTACCCTCGTCTGCGCAGTTTGATCGACTTCCACGTGGCCGAAGGTACCGACGGCATCGTGGTCGTCGGCACCACCGGCGAATCGCCGACGGTGAGCGTCGAGGAGCATTGCGAACTCATCCGCACGACGGTCGAGCATGCCGCCGGGCGTATCCCGGTGATCGCCGGAGCTGGCGCCAACTCGACAGCCGAAGCGATCGAACTTGCCCGCTTTGCGCAGGAGGCGGGGGCAGTCGCGCAGCTTTCGGTCGTCCCGTATTACAACCGGCCGACCCAGGAAGGACTTTACCGGCACTTCCGTTCGATCGCCGAAACCGTCGAACTGCCGCTGATCCTCTATAACGTCCCGGGGCGCACCGTCGCCGATCTGTCGAACGACACGGCGCTGCGCTTGGCCGAGATCCCGAGCATCATCGGCATCAAGGACGCGACGGGCAGCATCGACCGCGCCTGTGATCTGATCGACCGCGCGCCGAAGGATTTCGCCCTCTACACCGGCGACGACATGACCGCGGCAGCCTTCATCCTTCTTGGCGGTCACGGCACGATCTCGGTCACCGCCAACGTCGCGCCGCGGGCAATGCACGAGATGTGCGCCGCAGCATGTGCGGGAGATGCGCTCAGGGCGCGCGAGATCAACGCGCACCTCGTCGGCCTGCACCGCGATCTCTTCTGCGAGGCCAATCCGATTCCGGTCAAGTGGGCGGTTGCCCGCATGGGCCTGATCGAATCCGGCATTCGCCTTCCGTTGACCCCGCTGTCGTCCGGCTCGCAGGAGCGCGTGCTGCTCGCGATGCGTCGTGCCGGCGTGAACGTTTGA
- the rpoS gene encoding RNA polymerase sigma factor RpoS, whose protein sequence is MYDPVSRDDVDSQEPDLPPEVEVFVERVAPAFENEFLSDVTQIYLNEIGANPLLTAAEEAALARRVRTGDFSARQIMIERNLRLVVNIAKHYLNRGIPLLDLVEEGNLGLMHALEKFDPERGFRFSTYATWWIRQNIERAIMNQSRTIRLPVHVVKELNQVLRAQRNLEASGNGEFTLEQVAHRLDKSVDEVRAILALSEHTASLDAPLEIDPTLSIGESLADDQAEPPDTHIQDAEVERLIQEWIGMLNEKQRLVIRHRYGLDECEVMTLEELASRLCLTRERVRQIQLEALGQLRRTVKRRGISRDELL, encoded by the coding sequence ATGTACGATCCGGTGAGTCGTGACGATGTGGATAGTCAGGAGCCGGATCTGCCCCCCGAGGTGGAGGTGTTCGTCGAGCGGGTCGCGCCCGCGTTCGAGAACGAGTTTCTCAGCGACGTCACCCAGATCTACCTGAACGAGATCGGGGCGAATCCGCTGCTTACAGCAGCCGAAGAGGCTGCGCTCGCGAGAAGAGTGCGCACCGGCGATTTTTCCGCTCGCCAGATCATGATCGAGCGCAATTTGCGCCTGGTCGTCAATATCGCGAAACATTACCTCAATCGCGGCATCCCGCTGCTCGATCTGGTCGAGGAGGGAAATCTCGGCCTGATGCATGCGCTCGAGAAATTCGACCCCGAGCGCGGCTTCCGCTTCTCGACCTACGCGACGTGGTGGATTCGCCAGAACATCGAGCGGGCGATCATGAACCAGTCGCGCACGATCCGCCTGCCGGTGCACGTGGTCAAGGAGCTGAACCAGGTGCTGCGCGCGCAGCGCAACCTCGAAGCGTCGGGCAACGGCGAGTTCACGCTTGAGCAGGTCGCCCATCGTCTCGACAAGTCGGTCGATGAGGTGCGCGCGATCCTCGCCCTGAGCGAGCACACTGCGTCGCTCGACGCGCCGCTCGAGATCGACCCGACCCTTTCGATTGGCGAATCGCTCGCCGACGATCAGGCCGAGCCTCCCGATACCCACATCCAGGATGCGGAGGTCGAGAGGCTGATCCAGGAATGGATCGGGATGTTGAACGAAAAGCAGCGCCTCGTGATCCGGCATCGATACGGGCTCGATGAATGCGAGGTGATGACGCTGGAGGAACTCGCGTCGCGACTGTGCCTGACGCGTGAGCGGGTGCGCCAGATCCAGCTCGAGGCGCTGGGACAATTGCGAAGGACCGTCAAACGGCGCGGTATTTCGCGGGACGAACTGCTGTAG
- the mltB gene encoding lytic murein transglycosylase B, with protein sequence MKQRFVTPLLALALLSGTALADASYVQREEVRAFVRAMEEKHGFDGGEVLAALDRARHAPGVIRLISPSGSPGVRSWQRYRARFLDSGRIGGGVAFWQEHAATLQAAHERYGVPPEIVVAIIGVETYYGRNTGNFETLSALATLAFDYPPRAPLFLRELENLFLLAREQQRDLFSYYGSYAGAIGYPQFLPSSIRSYGVDFDRSGGIDFDLEPTDAIGSVARYLAEHGWVRGDLVAEPARVAPGADLQPLIDAGIKPALSPEQLAQAGVTGLNGTLRAAPATLVDLATPDTETEYWLGYQNFYTITRYNKSSFYAMAVFELSQALREQQRAETARAE encoded by the coding sequence ATGAAACAACGCTTCGTCACCCCGCTCCTCGCGCTTGCTCTCCTCTCGGGCACAGCGCTCGCCGATGCGTCCTATGTCCAGCGCGAGGAGGTCAGGGCGTTCGTCCGCGCAATGGAGGAAAAACACGGTTTCGACGGCGGGGAAGTGCTCGCGGCGCTCGACCGCGCCCGCCACGCGCCCGGCGTCATCCGGCTGATCAGCCCGTCGGGCTCGCCCGGCGTCCGCTCATGGCAACGCTACCGCGCCCGCTTTCTCGATTCGGGACGCATCGGTGGCGGCGTTGCATTCTGGCAGGAGCATGCGGCGACCTTGCAGGCCGCGCACGAACGCTATGGCGTGCCGCCGGAAATCGTCGTCGCGATCATCGGCGTGGAAACCTACTATGGCCGCAATACGGGAAATTTCGAGACGCTGTCGGCGCTGGCAACGCTGGCGTTCGACTATCCGCCACGGGCACCGCTGTTCCTGCGCGAACTCGAAAACCTGTTCCTGCTGGCACGCGAGCAGCAACGCGATCTTTTCAGCTATTACGGTTCGTATGCCGGCGCGATCGGCTACCCACAGTTCCTACCCAGCAGCATCCGCAGCTACGGCGTTGATTTCGACCGCAGCGGCGGCATCGACTTCGATCTGGAACCGACCGATGCGATCGGCAGTGTCGCGCGCTACCTCGCCGAGCATGGCTGGGTGCGTGGTGACCTCGTCGCGGAGCCGGCGCGCGTCGCGCCCGGAGCCGACCTGCAGCCGCTGATCGACGCCGGCATCAAACCCGCGCTTTCACCGGAACAACTGGCACAGGCCGGCGTAACGGGCCTCAATGGCACGTTACGCGCGGCTCCTGCGACCCTCGTCGACCTTGCGACGCCCGACACTGAAACCGAATACTGGCTCGGGTACCAAAATTTCTACACGATCACGCGCTACAACAAGAGCAGCTTCTACGCGATGGCCGTATTCGAACTGTCACAGGCCTTGCGTGAGCAGCAAAGGGCTGAAACCGCACGCGCGGAATGA
- a CDS encoding histone deacetylase family protein, with amino-acid sequence MTTTAFITHRECWLHDMGAFHPECSDRLAAINDRLIAAGLDLYLSFYDAPQATPEQITRAHPAAYLEELMNSVPEHGIRHLDPDTAMNPETMKAALRSAGAGVLATDLVLKGEIENAFCAVRPPGHHAERARAMGFCFLNNVAIAARHALEAHGLERVAIVDFDVHHGNGTEDIFREDPRVMMTSIFQHPFYPYSGADCTAAHMVNVPVPAGARGDTFRQIVSDVWIPALRNHNPQMIFISAGFDGHYEDDMGSLGLVESDYVWVTQQVKALAADCGHKNIVSILEGGYALSSLARSVVAHIKALADL; translated from the coding sequence ATGACGACGACTGCGTTCATTACGCACCGGGAATGCTGGCTGCACGATATGGGGGCTTTCCATCCGGAATGCTCTGACCGGCTTGCAGCGATCAATGACCGCTTGATCGCGGCCGGCCTCGACCTCTATCTCTCATTTTACGACGCGCCCCAGGCGACGCCCGAGCAGATCACTCGCGCACACCCTGCCGCGTACCTCGAAGAGCTGATGAACAGCGTGCCCGAGCATGGCATCCGCCACCTCGATCCCGATACCGCCATGAATCCCGAGACCATGAAGGCGGCGTTGCGTTCGGCCGGTGCGGGCGTGCTGGCGACGGACCTGGTGCTGAAGGGCGAGATCGAGAACGCGTTCTGCGCGGTGCGCCCGCCGGGTCATCACGCGGAACGGGCCCGGGCGATGGGATTCTGTTTCCTCAACAATGTCGCGATCGCGGCGCGCCACGCGCTCGAGGCGCACGGACTGGAGCGGGTGGCGATCGTCGATTTCGACGTTCACCACGGCAACGGCACCGAGGACATCTTCCGCGAGGATCCCCGCGTGATGATGACGAGCATTTTCCAGCATCCGTTCTATCCCTACAGCGGCGCGGACTGCACGGCGGCACACATGGTCAACGTGCCGGTCCCCGCCGGTGCGCGCGGAGACACTTTTCGCCAGATTGTCAGCGACGTCTGGATCCCCGCGCTGAGGAACCACAACCCGCAGATGATCTTCATCTCCGCGGGTTTCGACGGGCATTACGAAGACGACATGGGGTCGCTCGGTCTGGTCGAATCCGACTATGTCTGGGTGACGCAGCAGGTCAAGGCGCTTGCGGCGGACTGCGGACACAAGAACATCGTTTCCATCCTCGAAGGGGGATACGCGCTGTCTTCGCTCGCCCGCTCGGTGGTTGCGCATATCAAGGCGCTGGCCGATCTGTGA
- the rlmD gene encoding 23S rRNA (uracil(1939)-C(5))-methyltransferase RlmD has protein sequence MPVAVIESLDHEGRGVAHVDGKVVFVEGALAGERVEYTVYRQRPSYDLAEATRIIKASAQRVVPRCEHFGVCGGCSMQHLDSVAQAAAKQRVLEDALWHVGKVRPGIIYAAIHGPSWGYRYRARIGVRVVPKKGGVLIGFHERRSSYIADMHSCAILPSHVSGMLPALHELIGGLSIADRLPQIEIAIGDTTTVLVFRNLLPLTPADEARLAAFADEHGVQVWLQPGAPATAHPLHPKGAAPLAYTLPEFDVTMAFQPTDFTQVNIDINRLLIRRSLQLLDPRPGERIADLFCGLGNFSLPIARRGAMVVGVEGSESLVRRATKNARRNGLHGRSEFHAANLFEATEDSLAALGKLDKLLIDPPREGAIAVVKALSALQSPARIVYVSCNPATLARDAAVLVHEKGYVLRGAGIANMFPQTSHVESIALFERN, from the coding sequence ATGCCTGTCGCAGTCATCGAGTCGCTGGATCACGAAGGTCGCGGGGTCGCGCACGTTGACGGCAAGGTCGTCTTCGTCGAGGGGGCACTTGCGGGCGAGCGGGTCGAATATACGGTCTATCGTCAGCGGCCGAGTTACGACCTCGCCGAGGCGACCCGCATCATCAAGGCCAGCGCCCAGCGCGTTGTACCTCGGTGCGAGCATTTCGGCGTGTGCGGAGGGTGCTCGATGCAGCATCTCGACTCGGTCGCGCAGGCGGCCGCCAAGCAGCGCGTGCTCGAGGACGCGTTGTGGCACGTCGGAAAGGTAAGGCCCGGCATCATCTACGCGGCGATCCACGGCCCGTCCTGGGGTTACCGCTATCGTGCGCGGATCGGCGTCAGGGTGGTGCCAAAAAAAGGCGGAGTGCTGATCGGCTTCCACGAACGGCGCAGCAGCTACATCGCCGACATGCACAGCTGCGCCATTCTGCCTTCTCACGTTTCGGGGATGTTGCCGGCGTTGCACGAACTCATCGGCGGACTCTCGATAGCCGACCGGCTGCCACAGATCGAAATCGCGATCGGCGACACGACGACCGTACTGGTGTTCCGCAACCTGTTGCCGTTGACTCCCGCCGACGAGGCGCGGCTCGCGGCCTTCGCCGACGAGCATGGCGTGCAGGTGTGGCTGCAGCCGGGCGCACCGGCGACGGCGCATCCGCTGCACCCGAAGGGTGCCGCGCCGCTCGCCTATACCCTGCCCGAGTTCGACGTCACGATGGCGTTCCAGCCGACCGACTTCACCCAGGTGAATATCGACATCAACCGCCTGCTGATCCGTCGTTCGTTGCAGCTGCTCGATCCCCGGCCCGGCGAGCGCATCGCCGACCTGTTTTGCGGGCTGGGAAATTTCAGCCTGCCGATCGCTCGCCGCGGTGCCATGGTGGTAGGCGTCGAGGGCAGCGAATCACTCGTTAGGCGTGCGACCAAGAACGCGCGACGCAACGGCCTGCACGGCCGCAGCGAATTCCACGCCGCAAACCTATTCGAAGCGACCGAGGACAGCCTCGCCGCGCTTGGCAAGCTCGACAAGCTGCTGATCGATCCGCCGCGCGAAGGAGCGATCGCGGTCGTCAAGGCGCTCAGCGCGCTGCAATCGCCCGCGCGTATCGTGTACGTATCCTGCAATCCGGCGACGCTCGCGCGCGATGCGGCCGTGCTGGTGCACGAGAAGGGCTACGTGCTGCGAGGCGCCGGCATTGCCAACATGTTCCCGCAAACCTCGCACGTGGAATCGATCGCGCTTTTTGAGCGGAACTGA
- the bamC gene encoding outer membrane protein assembly factor BamC produces MNRSVRTSASLLALSLVLAGCSGSLVESKKIDYKSARQLPPLEIPPDLTAPTRDDRYAVPDVSPRGVATYSAYTSDRAAQPQATATADVLPAVQSMRVERAGTQRWLVVPGTPDVLWPQVKDFWLELGFVVNIDRPQVGVMETDWAEDRAKIPQDFLRSAIGGVLDGLFSTPERDKFRTRLEPGKEPNTVEIYISHRGMVEIYPTEAKDTTIWQPRPADPDIEAEMLRRLMVRLGAKEEHAQAIVAAAPEAERATLQTAGGKASLSMQESFDRAWRRVGLALDRIGFTVEDRDRSKGLYFVRYVDPEVDIESKKSEGFLSKLAFWRGKDEVAASGSEYRLRVQGEEDASVITVMTREGGEDSSATARKILTLLQEQLR; encoded by the coding sequence ATGAATCGCAGCGTCCGCACCTCGGCTTCACTTCTCGCCCTTTCACTCGTCCTGGCCGGATGCTCCGGCTCACTGGTCGAATCGAAGAAGATCGACTACAAAAGTGCGCGCCAGTTGCCGCCGCTCGAGATTCCCCCCGACCTCACCGCCCCGACGCGTGACGACCGCTATGCCGTACCTGACGTCTCGCCGCGCGGCGTCGCGACCTATTCGGCCTATACCAGCGACCGGGCCGCGCAGCCGCAGGCGACGGCGACCGCAGACGTGCTGCCCGCAGTGCAAAGCATGCGGGTCGAACGTGCCGGCACGCAGCGCTGGCTCGTCGTTCCGGGAACGCCGGACGTGCTGTGGCCGCAGGTCAAGGATTTCTGGCTCGAGCTCGGCTTCGTCGTGAACATCGACCGCCCGCAAGTCGGGGTGATGGAAACCGATTGGGCCGAAGACAGGGCGAAAATTCCGCAGGACTTCCTGCGCTCCGCGATCGGCGGCGTGCTCGACGGATTGTTCTCGACGCCGGAACGGGACAAATTCCGCACCCGGCTCGAACCGGGCAAGGAACCGAACACGGTGGAGATCTATATCAGCCATCGCGGAATGGTGGAGATCTATCCCACCGAAGCGAAGGATACGACGATCTGGCAGCCCCGCCCGGCCGATCCGGACATCGAGGCCGAGATGCTGCGCCGCCTGATGGTGCGGCTCGGCGCGAAGGAAGAGCACGCGCAGGCGATCGTTGCGGCGGCCCCGGAGGCCGAGCGCGCGACGCTGCAGACCGCCGGCGGGAAGGCGAGCCTGTCGATGCAGGAGTCTTTCGATCGCGCGTGGCGACGGGTTGGCCTCGCGCTGGACCGGATCGGTTTCACCGTCGAGGATCGCGACCGTTCGAAGGGGCTGTATTTCGTCCGTTATGTCGATCCGGAGGTCGACATCGAGTCGAAGAAATCCGAGGGCTTCCTGTCGAAGTTGGCGTTCTGGCGCGGCAAGGACGAAGTCGCGGCAAGCGGCAGTGAATATCGCCTGCGGGTGCAGGGCGAAGAGGATGCGTCGGTGATCACCGTGATGACGCGCGAAGGCGGGGAAGATTCGTCGGCTACCGCGCGCAAGATTCTCACTCTGTTGCAGGAGCAACTGCGCTGA
- a CDS encoding protein-L-isoaspartate(D-aspartate) O-methyltransferase, which translates to MSMRPPDPGQASSRARARMVERLRAQGIADEKVLAAMMQIPRHAFVDEGLAFSAYDDTALPIGYQQTISQPLVVARMIEILRVGRELGRTLEVGAGCGYQAAVLSLVATEVYTVERIRPLLDRARENLRPLRLPNVRLKYTDGNLGLPEAAPFDTIIVAAAAAGIPDSLKEQLAPGGRLMIPLGTADQRLVMTERHGNIFRESRFEAVRFVPLLTGTE; encoded by the coding sequence ATGAGCATGCGGCCCCCGGATCCCGGGCAGGCCTCGAGCCGTGCCCGTGCCCGCATGGTTGAGCGGCTCCGTGCGCAGGGGATCGCCGACGAGAAGGTGCTCGCGGCGATGATGCAGATTCCGCGCCACGCGTTTGTCGATGAAGGCCTCGCCTTCAGTGCGTACGACGACACGGCGCTGCCGATCGGATACCAGCAGACGATTTCGCAACCGCTGGTGGTCGCGCGCATGATCGAGATCCTGCGCGTGGGCCGCGAACTGGGACGGACCCTCGAAGTCGGCGCCGGCTGCGGCTACCAGGCCGCGGTACTGTCCCTCGTGGCGACCGAAGTGTATACCGTAGAGCGCATTCGCCCCCTTCTTGACCGGGCACGCGAAAACCTGCGCCCCTTGCGGCTGCCGAACGTTCGTCTCAAATACACCGACGGCAATCTGGGATTGCCCGAAGCCGCTCCTTTTGACACCATTATCGTGGCTGCCGCTGCAGCCGGCATCCCGGACTCGCTGAAGGAGCAACTCGCTCCGGGCGGGCGATTGATGATCCCGCTCGGGACCGCTGACCAGCGTCTCGTGATGACCGAGCGGCACGGCAATATTTTCAGGGAAAGCCGGTTCGAAGCCGTGCGCTTCGTCCCCTTGCTCACTGGTACGGAATGA
- the surE gene encoding 5'/3'-nucleotidase SurE: protein MRILVSNDDGYFAPGIAALAEALQKVGDVTVVAPERDRSGASNSLTLDRPLSLRRAANGFHFVNGTPTDCVHLAVTGMLDHLPDMVVSGVNHGANMGDDTIYSGTVAAATEGFLLGVPAIAVSLVSKAATDFSAAARVARDLAERFTRVPFQHPVLLNVNVPDRPYEELRGIRVTRLGKRHKAEPVIRSVTPRNETVYWVGAAGQAADAGEGTDFQAVAEGFVSVTPLQIDLTHSGLIPSVAEWVGR from the coding sequence ATGCGCATTTTGGTGAGTAACGACGACGGCTATTTTGCTCCGGGGATCGCCGCCCTCGCTGAGGCTCTGCAGAAGGTCGGGGACGTCACGGTGGTGGCGCCCGAGCGTGACCGAAGCGGCGCGAGCAATTCCCTGACGCTCGATCGCCCGTTGTCACTGCGACGGGCGGCAAACGGTTTCCATTTCGTCAACGGCACACCGACCGACTGCGTGCACCTTGCGGTCACCGGCATGCTCGATCACCTCCCGGACATGGTCGTGTCCGGCGTGAATCACGGCGCGAACATGGGCGACGACACGATTTATTCGGGCACGGTCGCGGCCGCCACGGAAGGGTTCCTGCTCGGAGTGCCGGCGATTGCGGTGTCTCTCGTGAGCAAGGCGGCGACTGATTTTTCGGCGGCTGCGCGGGTCGCGCGCGATCTCGCCGAGCGATTTACACGCGTCCCTTTCCAGCATCCGGTATTGCTGAACGTGAACGTGCCGGACCGCCCCTATGAAGAGCTGCGCGGCATCCGCGTCACGAGACTGGGCAAGCGGCACAAGGCCGAACCGGTGATTCGCAGCGTGACGCCGCGCAACGAGACCGTCTATTGGGTGGGCGCGGCCGGCCAGGCTGCGGACGCGGGTGAGGGTACCGACTTCCAGGCGGTGGCTGAAGGCTTCGTGTCGGTCACGCCGTTACAGATCGACCTCACTCACAGCGGCCTGATTCCCAGTGTCGCCGAATGGGTCGGTAGATGA
- the bzdN gene encoding benzoyl-CoA reductase, bzd-type, subunit N, whose amino-acid sequence MNDGLFDQFKEWYEKRHDYARAWKARTGGQVVATMCTYSPEELLIAAGMLPVRVLGAHEPQNVTEPHIFGMFCPFCRDSLAQGLLGRYDYAEGVTLTQSCIQYRQTYSSWRQNVPTVKWDYYVAMPNDVQSPHSRKAHIAEVQRFRVFLQTLTGKEITDDMLRDALAVVDENRRLLRQLFDYRKETNPQVTGVEALYASITAQFIDKREHNEQLKKVLAALPTRNLDRPQGARFMTIGSENDDIAFMAMVESVGATIVIDDQCSGTRYFWNASKPDDDVVRAIAERYCDRPACPTKDYPAHTRFDHVLNLAKEYNVQAAVFLQQKFCDPHEGDYPDLKRHLEANGIPTLFLEFDITNPIGPFRIRIEAMLETLSEEELF is encoded by the coding sequence ATGAACGACGGATTGTTTGACCAGTTCAAGGAGTGGTACGAGAAGCGTCACGACTATGCGCGGGCCTGGAAGGCACGCACGGGCGGGCAGGTCGTGGCGACGATGTGTACCTATTCGCCGGAGGAGTTGCTGATTGCGGCCGGGATGCTGCCGGTGCGCGTGCTCGGCGCCCATGAGCCGCAGAACGTCACCGAGCCGCACATCTTTGGCATGTTCTGCCCGTTCTGTCGCGACTCGCTCGCCCAGGGCCTGCTCGGTCGCTACGACTATGCGGAAGGCGTGACGCTGACGCAGTCGTGCATCCAGTATCGCCAGACCTACAGCTCGTGGCGCCAGAATGTCCCGACGGTGAAGTGGGACTACTACGTCGCGATGCCGAACGACGTGCAGTCGCCGCATTCGCGCAAGGCCCATATCGCCGAAGTGCAGCGCTTCCGCGTGTTCCTGCAGACGCTGACCGGCAAGGAAATCACCGACGACATGCTGCGCGACGCGCTCGCCGTGGTCGACGAGAACCGCCGCCTGCTGCGCCAGCTCTTCGACTACCGCAAGGAAACGAATCCGCAGGTGACTGGCGTCGAAGCGCTGTATGCGTCGATCACCGCCCAGTTCATCGACAAGCGCGAGCACAACGAGCAGCTGAAGAAAGTGCTGGCGGCGCTGCCGACGCGCAATCTCGATCGTCCGCAGGGCGCGCGCTTCATGACCATCGGCTCGGAAAACGACGACATCGCGTTCATGGCGATGGTCGAATCCGTCGGCGCGACGATCGTCATCGACGACCAGTGTTCGGGCACGCGCTACTTCTGGAATGCCTCGAAGCCCGACGACGACGTCGTCCGCGCGATCGCCGAGCGCTACTGCGACCGGCCGGCGTGCCCGACGAAGGACTACCCGGCCCACACGCGTTTCGACCACGTGCTGAATCTGGCGAAGGAATACAACGTCCAGGCCGCCGTCTTCCTGCAGCAGAAGTTCTGCGATCCGCACGAGGGCGATTACCCGGACCTGAAGCGTCACCTGGAAGCCAACGGCATCCCGACGTTGTTCCTGGAATTCGACATCACGAACCCCATCGGCCCGTTCCGCATCCGCATCGAAGCGATGCTCGAGACGCTGAGCGAAGAAGAGCTGTTCTGA
- a CDS encoding peptidoglycan DD-metalloendopeptidase family protein, whose amino-acid sequence MIHSVKSASLKFFGPVLLAALLSACAATGRAPVRDTTPPPSTQAPSEAPTNGAKQPVHVVRPGDTLMGIARLYGVTARDLVVWNNLTDPNQIHVGRELRVGPPADAVAQPIAIGEPVEVQPVKPGSDANSVLVKQDPKGGKQPYSDEAWASIQPRSTLPPVVPPPAPEADKPAATDPVWLWPVSGQVIGTFDEAANKGLDIAGKPGDPVIASAGGKVVYSGSGLRGYGKLVIIKHDANYLTAYAHNQQLLVKEGESVTKGQKIAELGSTDADRPKLHFEIRKQGRPVDPMKYLPAR is encoded by the coding sequence ATGATCCATTCAGTAAAATCCGCTTCATTGAAGTTTTTCGGCCCCGTGCTTCTCGCCGCGCTGCTGTCGGCATGCGCAGCGACAGGCCGGGCTCCTGTCCGCGACACCACGCCCCCACCCTCGACCCAGGCGCCCTCGGAGGCTCCGACCAACGGTGCGAAGCAGCCCGTTCATGTGGTCCGGCCGGGCGATACCTTGATGGGTATCGCCCGGCTGTATGGGGTAACGGCAAGGGATCTGGTCGTCTGGAACAATTTGACGGATCCGAATCAAATACATGTGGGCCGAGAATTGCGCGTCGGTCCTCCGGCGGATGCGGTTGCGCAGCCGATCGCGATCGGCGAACCCGTGGAAGTGCAGCCGGTGAAGCCGGGGAGCGACGCCAATAGCGTGCTGGTAAAGCAGGACCCGAAGGGAGGAAAGCAGCCTTATAGCGACGAAGCGTGGGCTTCGATCCAGCCTCGCTCGACCCTTCCGCCGGTTGTGCCGCCGCCCGCCCCGGAAGCGGACAAGCCGGCGGCCACCGACCCTGTTTGGCTATGGCCGGTAAGCGGCCAGGTCATCGGGACGTTCGACGAGGCCGCCAACAAGGGGCTCGATATCGCTGGCAAGCCGGGCGATCCGGTGATTGCTTCCGCGGGGGGCAAGGTAGTGTATTCGGGCAGCGGCTTGCGCGGCTATGGAAAACTGGTCATCATCAAGCACGACGCGAACTATCTCACGGCATACGCGCACAACCAGCAGTTGCTGGTCAAGGAAGGGGAGTCGGTTACCAAGGGTCAGAAAATCGCAGAGCTCGGAAGTACCGATGCGGATCGCCCGAAGCTTCACTTCGAGATTCGCAAGCAGGGACGTCCGGTCGATCCGATGAAATATCTGCCTGCACGCTAA